The following proteins come from a genomic window of Terribacillus aidingensis:
- a CDS encoding energy-coupling factor transporter transmembrane protein EcfT yields the protein MNNLLIVGQYVPTNSIVHRMDPRIKMLIIFFYVIFIFFANNVVSYALFTVFAVGGTLLTKVPWRFIAKGLTPVWFLIIFTFILHLFVTKEGTVLVNVFGLPIYSGALEQGAVISLRFFLLILLTSLLTLTTTPIEITDGVESLLGPLRRFKFPVHELALMMSISLRFIPTLLQETEKISNAQASRGVDFRTGPFRERVRAVIPLLVPLFVSAFKRAEELAMAMEARGYRGGEGRTKLRELRVMKRDVAALVIFIVVVAAALITRDYS from the coding sequence GATAAAGATGCTGATCATCTTCTTTTATGTGATTTTCATTTTCTTTGCCAATAACGTCGTCAGTTATGCGCTGTTCACAGTATTTGCAGTCGGAGGTACACTTCTGACGAAGGTTCCATGGCGTTTTATCGCCAAAGGGCTGACACCGGTATGGTTTTTAATTATCTTTACGTTTATCCTGCACTTATTCGTTACAAAGGAAGGCACAGTATTGGTGAACGTATTCGGATTGCCGATTTATAGCGGAGCACTGGAACAAGGAGCCGTTATCTCACTGCGTTTCTTTTTGCTAATCCTTTTGACATCTCTGCTGACGTTGACGACAACGCCGATCGAGATTACTGACGGAGTCGAGTCCTTGCTTGGTCCTCTGCGCCGATTCAAGTTCCCAGTTCATGAACTAGCGCTGATGATGTCCATCTCCTTACGTTTTATCCCTACTTTGCTTCAGGAGACCGAGAAGATTTCCAACGCTCAAGCTTCCAGGGGCGTGGATTTCCGTACAGGGCCATTCAGGGAGCGCGTACGGGCTGTAATTCCCTTGCTGGTGCCTTTGTTTGTCAGTGCCTTTAAACGGGCAGAGGAGCTTGCTATGGCAATGGAAGCAAGAGGCTATCGCGGCGGAGAAGGACGTACGAAGCTTCGGGAGCTGCGCGTGATGAAGCGGGATGTTGCAGCACTCGTCATCTTCATTGTAGTGGTGGCTGCTGCCTTGATAACGAGAGACTATAGTTAG
- the truA gene encoding tRNA pseudouridine(38-40) synthase TruA, with protein sequence MTQRMKATVSYDGTHFSGFQVQEKNRTVQGELEKALTKIHKGKQIRIQASGRTDAGVHARGQVIHFDTELRMGDYNWRKALNTLLPDDVRITDITQAEEDFHARYSVKRKQYKYFVHNAPEQDVFKRHYVHHVPYQLELDRIQQAITAIEGTHDFSAFCSARTGVKGDKIRTVYEAVCEKQDDMLVFTFTGSGFLYNMVRILAGTLIDIGNGRKEPEDMARILESKDRQLASKTAAASGLCLWKVDY encoded by the coding sequence ATGACGCAACGTATGAAGGCGACTGTCAGCTATGACGGCACGCATTTTTCCGGCTTCCAGGTGCAGGAGAAAAACCGCACGGTCCAAGGTGAGCTGGAGAAGGCACTTACGAAGATTCATAAGGGAAAGCAAATCAGGATCCAAGCATCTGGCCGTACAGACGCAGGTGTGCACGCCAGAGGGCAGGTGATCCATTTCGATACCGAGCTTCGCATGGGAGATTACAATTGGCGCAAGGCGCTCAATACCTTGCTGCCGGATGATGTACGGATAACAGATATAACACAAGCAGAAGAAGATTTCCATGCACGCTACAGTGTGAAACGGAAGCAGTATAAGTATTTTGTCCATAATGCGCCGGAACAGGACGTGTTCAAGCGTCATTACGTGCATCATGTTCCTTATCAGCTAGAGCTGGATAGAATTCAGCAAGCTATCACAGCAATCGAGGGAACCCATGACTTCAGCGCTTTTTGTTCTGCGAGGACAGGAGTCAAAGGAGACAAGATCCGTACCGTCTATGAAGCTGTATGTGAAAAGCAGGACGATATGCTTGTGTTCACCTTCACGGGAAGCGGCTTTCTGTATAATATGGTGCGTATACTTGCAGGCACACTTATTGACATCGGGAATGGCCGCAAAGAGCCGGAGGACATGGCTAGAATACTAGAGTCGAAGGACCGGCAGCTGGCGAGTAAAACCGCTGCTGCGAGCGGACTTTGCCTCTGGAAAGTGGACTACTGA
- the rplM gene encoding 50S ribosomal protein L13 translates to MRTTFMANESNIERKWLVVDAEGQTLGRLASEVAAILRGKHKPTYTPHADTGDNVIIINAEKIELTGNKLADKIYYRHSNHPGGLKQRTADEMRTKYPEQMLELAIKGMLPKGPLARKMIKKLHVYRGAEHKHQAQQPEAYTLRG, encoded by the coding sequence ATGCGTACAACATTCATGGCGAACGAAAGCAATATCGAACGCAAATGGCTTGTTGTGGATGCAGAAGGCCAAACTCTTGGTCGTCTTGCAAGTGAAGTTGCTGCTATCCTACGCGGTAAGCACAAACCAACTTACACTCCACATGCCGACACTGGTGATAACGTAATCATCATCAACGCTGAGAAAATCGAACTTACTGGTAACAAACTTGCTGACAAGATCTACTACCGTCACTCTAACCACCCAGGTGGTTTGAAACAGCGTACAGCTGACGAAATGCGTACAAAATACCCTGAGCAAATGCTTGAGCTTGCTATCAAAGGCATGCTTCCTAAGGGACCACTTGCACGTAAAATGATCAAAAAGCTTCACGTATACCGTGGCGCAGAGCACAAACACCAAGCACAACAACCAGAAGCTTATACACTTCGCGGTTAA
- the rpsI gene encoding 30S ribosomal protein S9, translating to MAQVQYYGTGRRKSSTARVRLVPGTGQVTVNNRSAEDYFPYETLRTIINQPLVATETAGNYDVLVTVQGGGFTGQAGAIRHGISRALLEADPEYRGTLKKAGFLTRDARMKERKKYGLKGARRAPQFSKR from the coding sequence GTGGCACAAGTACAATACTACGGCACCGGTCGCCGTAAAAGCTCTACTGCCCGCGTACGTCTAGTACCAGGCACAGGTCAAGTAACAGTAAACAACCGTAGTGCGGAAGATTACTTCCCATACGAAACACTTCGTACAATCATCAACCAACCTCTAGTTGCAACAGAAACTGCTGGCAACTACGACGTTCTTGTAACTGTACAGGGTGGTGGATTCACAGGACAAGCAGGTGCTATCCGTCACGGTATCTCTCGTGCGCTTCTTGAAGCAGATCCAGAATACCGCGGTACACTTAAAAAAGCTGGCTTCCTAACTCGTGACGCACGTATGAAAGAACGTAAAAAATACGGTCTTAAAGGTGCACGTCGCGCTCCACAGTTCTCAAAACGTTAA
- a CDS encoding NAD(P)-dependent alcohol dehydrogenase, protein MKAIVYTRYGSADVLQLKETAKPVPKDHEILVRVKATTVTAADIRARSFTVPPVFWLPARITLGLRQPKKEVLGAELAGEIVSVGKDVKRFKKGDQVFAASLEDFGAYAEYKCLSETGPVSIKPSNISYEEAAAIPIGARTALYFLRKAAIQSGQKILVYGASGSVGSYAVQIAKYFGANVTGVCSTSNVEGVKSLGADKVIDYTSEDFSKKDELYDVIFEAVNKSSFPDCMKVLKKDGTYINITEPLPSVRMLWTILTTGKKLILSRNAPETPEALNFLGELIQIGKLKVVIDRSYEFEEIVEAHRYVEKGHKKGNVIINVE, encoded by the coding sequence ATGAAAGCGATTGTTTACACAAGGTACGGATCTGCAGACGTTCTTCAATTAAAAGAAACAGCAAAGCCAGTTCCAAAAGATCATGAAATATTAGTAAGGGTAAAAGCGACAACTGTAACAGCAGCAGATATTCGGGCACGAAGTTTTACTGTTCCACCGGTCTTTTGGCTGCCTGCCCGTATAACGCTTGGTCTTAGACAACCCAAAAAAGAGGTGCTGGGAGCTGAGTTAGCTGGTGAGATTGTTTCAGTAGGGAAAGATGTTAAAAGGTTTAAGAAAGGTGACCAAGTATTTGCGGCATCTCTGGAAGATTTCGGTGCCTATGCCGAGTATAAGTGTTTATCAGAAACTGGTCCTGTATCTATCAAACCTTCGAATATCTCTTATGAAGAAGCGGCTGCCATTCCAATAGGAGCACGAACAGCATTGTACTTTTTAAGAAAAGCAGCTATTCAGAGCGGCCAAAAAATACTGGTGTATGGAGCTTCAGGGAGTGTGGGGAGTTATGCAGTCCAGATTGCCAAGTATTTCGGAGCAAACGTAACAGGAGTTTGCAGCACGTCAAATGTGGAAGGGGTAAAATCATTAGGAGCTGACAAGGTAATAGATTATACCAGCGAAGACTTTTCTAAGAAAGATGAGTTGTATGATGTTATCTTTGAAGCAGTTAACAAAAGCTCATTTCCAGATTGCATGAAAGTGTTAAAGAAGGATGGTACTTATATAAATATCACAGAGCCGCTGCCGAGTGTTCGGATGTTATGGACTATATTAACAACAGGTAAAAAATTAATACTAAGTCGAAACGCACCTGAAACACCGGAAGCGCTAAATTTTCTCGGCGAACTCATACAGATAGGGAAATTGAAAGTGGTAATTGATAGGTCTTATGAATTTGAAGAAATAGTGGAAGCACATCGTTATGTCGAGAAGGGACATAAAAAAGGGAATGTCATTATTAATGTAGAATAA
- a CDS encoding dihydrofolate reductase family protein — MQKRNLILFIAASLDGYIATKEDSLDWLFAVEGEGDNGYSEFYETVDTVIMGKKTYDWVIDNIEEFPYQNKACYVFTRSDIKDTEHVQFVQGDIARFTNQLKQQDGRNIWIVGGGELLSSFIEEQLIDEMILTIAPVVIGNGIPLFKEGHNQIEFTLKRTRTFNQFVELHYEVKA, encoded by the coding sequence ATGCAAAAACGTAATCTCATACTATTTATTGCTGCAAGTCTGGATGGGTATATCGCAACCAAGGAAGATTCATTGGATTGGCTCTTTGCTGTAGAAGGTGAGGGGGATAATGGTTATTCGGAATTCTACGAGACAGTTGATACGGTTATTATGGGCAAGAAGACGTATGATTGGGTGATAGATAATATAGAAGAATTTCCCTACCAAAATAAAGCGTGTTATGTCTTTACGCGTTCAGATATCAAAGATACTGAGCACGTACAATTTGTCCAGGGCGATATTGCGCGTTTCACGAATCAGTTAAAACAACAAGATGGCAGGAATATCTGGATAGTCGGCGGCGGAGAGCTGTTGTCTTCGTTCATTGAAGAGCAACTGATAGATGAAATGATACTTACTATTGCACCTGTGGTTATTGGCAATGGTATACCTTTATTCAAGGAGGGTCATAATCAAATCGAATTTACTTTAAAAAGAACAAGAACATTCAATCAGTTTGTGGAGCTGCATTATGAAGTAAAGGCTTGA
- a CDS encoding glycerophosphodiester phosphodiesterase family protein, with protein sequence MAHTEAAYDSEYSPLVIAHRGASAVEPEHTFSSYDQAMEDGADYIEIDLRRTADGELVAMHDDTVDRTTNGKGLVEELTLKEIKALDTGEGQTVPTLEDIFIRYGSEVQYYIETRENDKGKLVMERQVLQLLKQYAIPKGQVILQSFSKDSIRILHELDPELTLVQLLKKKDVEQLNGKDLQEIRDIAIGVGIYAGILEESVVDLIQHHDLEIHAYYRGDEREWTEEMLHYEVDGIFSDDPAFLANMMEKKE encoded by the coding sequence TTGGCCCACACAGAAGCTGCCTATGATTCCGAATATAGCCCATTGGTTATTGCCCATCGCGGAGCGTCTGCTGTTGAACCTGAGCATACGTTCTCTTCATATGATCAGGCAATGGAGGATGGAGCAGATTATATCGAAATTGATTTGCGCAGAACGGCGGATGGCGAATTGGTTGCGATGCATGATGACACGGTTGATCGAACAACAAACGGAAAGGGATTGGTCGAGGAGCTAACTTTAAAAGAGATAAAAGCACTTGATACCGGAGAAGGGCAGACGGTACCGACACTAGAAGACATTTTTATACGGTATGGCAGTGAGGTGCAATATTATATTGAAACACGCGAAAATGATAAGGGAAAGCTCGTCATGGAGAGGCAAGTCCTGCAATTGCTAAAGCAGTATGCTATCCCGAAGGGTCAAGTCATCCTGCAGTCGTTCAGCAAAGACAGCATTCGTATATTACATGAACTCGATCCGGAGCTTACGCTTGTACAGCTGTTGAAGAAGAAAGACGTGGAGCAGCTAAATGGGAAAGATCTTCAGGAGATTAGAGACATAGCAATTGGCGTGGGTATCTATGCCGGCATATTAGAAGAATCAGTAGTAGATCTGATTCAGCATCATGATCTCGAAATCCATGCTTATTACCGAGGAGACGAAAGAGAGTGGACAGAGGAGATGCTTCATTACGAAGTGGATGGCATTTTTTCGGATGATCCGGCCTTTTTGGCGAATATGATGGAGAAGAAGGAGTAA
- a CDS encoding HAD family hydrolase has protein sequence MTKQYNQVREFHKAFDHLQNDKPTPMSKEIALHRAVWSGEELMEFLYATVGGDLTEFEKLYEQFLAGLEKAKTKMREEQKPVDDVLVAQADALIDEAYFNNGSFAILGVEPEPLFDIVHQANMGKLHNGVAKYRESDGKILKPENWERDYAPEKRLKVEIERQATT, from the coding sequence ATGACGAAACAATACAACCAAGTTAGAGAATTCCATAAGGCATTCGATCATTTACAAAATGACAAACCAACTCCTATGAGTAAAGAGATCGCATTACATCGTGCAGTATGGTCAGGTGAGGAATTAATGGAATTTCTATATGCCACTGTGGGTGGAGATCTCACTGAGTTTGAAAAGCTTTATGAACAATTCCTAGCAGGATTAGAGAAAGCCAAAACCAAGATGCGTGAAGAGCAAAAGCCAGTAGATGACGTTCTTGTTGCTCAAGCAGATGCACTAATTGATGAGGCCTATTTTAACAATGGTTCGTTTGCTATTCTAGGCGTTGAGCCTGAACCACTGTTTGATATAGTACATCAAGCAAATATGGGCAAGCTGCATAATGGTGTTGCTAAGTATCGTGAAAGTGATGGAAAAATACTCAAACCGGAAAACTGGGAAAGAGATTATGCTCCCGAAAAAAGATTGAAAGTTGAAATCGAGCGTCAAGCGACTACATAA
- a CDS encoding ATP-binding protein: protein MKRYIIMMVGKTHSGKTTFAKELEDRVEHAVMIDQDTHAFFLQYQYQKLVPKTGPHDLKHAITQTIVDYAVKRTDAHLILSNANLDCSSRKRLLDYYRERGFVSIIVYFDLPETILRERVARGNRDTSILRTVSSFEQVLDRQMRMKKAEEPAADEADHLFIIRDINDVGQIMAMITNTIQK, encoded by the coding sequence ATGAAACGGTATATCATCATGATGGTGGGAAAGACACATAGTGGAAAGACAACATTTGCGAAAGAATTAGAAGACAGGGTGGAGCACGCTGTTATGATAGACCAAGATACACATGCATTCTTTCTGCAATACCAATACCAAAAACTAGTTCCTAAGACAGGACCACATGATCTAAAACATGCAATCACACAGACTATAGTGGATTACGCAGTAAAAAGAACAGATGCCCATCTGATACTAAGCAACGCTAACCTTGACTGCTCATCACGAAAAAGACTACTTGATTATTATCGAGAGCGGGGATTTGTCAGTATAATTGTTTACTTCGACTTGCCTGAAACTATTCTTAGAGAGCGGGTTGCCAGAGGAAATCGTGACACAAGTATACTCCGTACCGTTTCTAGTTTCGAACAGGTCCTGGACAGGCAGATGAGGATGAAGAAGGCAGAGGAACCCGCGGCAGATGAGGCAGATCATCTATTCATTATACGAGATATAAATGATGTGGGTCAGATCATGGCCATGATTACTAACACAATACAAAAGTGA
- a CDS encoding cation diffusion facilitator family transporter: MENEKYKELKMGERGVYISIGAYLVLSCLKLIVGFLSGSAALRADGLNNATDIVASVAVLIGLKLARKPPDADHPYGHWKAETVASLIASFIMMTVGLQVLYTAVLNVFDGSNEAPDMMAAWTGVFGAIVMFFVYRYNMRLGSKINSQSVKAAAKDNLSDALVSVGTVVGIIGAQLGLPWLDPLAAIIVGLIICKTAWEIFTSSSHQLTDGFDETLMVSYTETIMNISGVKGIKTMKARSYGNNAIVDTEILVNSTLDIRQAHDVATTVEKTLKREHGVYWVNVHVEPQ; the protein is encoded by the coding sequence TTGGAAAATGAAAAATATAAGGAACTGAAGATGGGAGAGCGCGGAGTCTATATTAGTATCGGTGCTTATCTTGTCTTGTCCTGTTTGAAACTGATTGTTGGATTTTTAAGTGGATCGGCTGCTTTAAGGGCGGACGGTTTGAATAATGCTACAGATATCGTGGCTTCTGTTGCTGTATTGATCGGACTGAAGCTGGCGAGAAAGCCACCCGATGCGGATCATCCGTACGGACATTGGAAAGCAGAAACAGTGGCAAGCCTTATTGCCTCCTTCATCATGATGACAGTCGGTCTCCAAGTGCTGTATACAGCTGTGCTGAATGTGTTTGATGGTTCTAACGAGGCGCCAGATATGATGGCAGCCTGGACAGGCGTATTCGGGGCGATCGTCATGTTCTTCGTGTACAGATATAATATGCGGCTAGGTTCAAAAATAAACAGTCAATCTGTCAAAGCTGCAGCAAAGGATAATCTATCAGATGCCCTTGTCAGTGTAGGAACAGTAGTAGGTATCATCGGCGCACAGCTAGGGTTGCCTTGGCTGGATCCGCTGGCGGCAATCATTGTCGGCTTGATTATCTGTAAGACGGCATGGGAGATCTTTACTTCTTCTTCTCACCAGCTGACCGATGGATTCGATGAAACACTTATGGTCTCCTATACGGAGACGATTATGAATATCTCAGGTGTAAAAGGTATAAAGACGATGAAGGCGAGAAGCTACGGCAATAATGCCATCGTCGATACAGAAATTTTGGTCAATTCCACGCTGGACATCCGGCAAGCACATGATGTGGCAACAACAGTGGAGAAGACGCTGAAGCGGGAGCATGGCGTCTACTGGGTGAATGTCCATGTTGAACCACAATAA